From Parus major isolate Abel unplaced genomic scaffold, Parus_major1.1 Scaffold365, whole genome shotgun sequence, a single genomic window includes:
- the LOC107198906 gene encoding zinc finger protein 239-like has product METRENKSLQQNLMEEAVLSSSMAQESSGEENPQRSLTRRGCKRRSQGSEGVRATLGQRGNWSSELGVHEKLQNGEKFYKCSKCGKSLSQRSSLIRHLRIHTGERPYECEKCRKRFPYKSTLLRHQQTHTEERPFCCPDCGKGFKLNSALVIHRRIHTREKPYECGECGMSFTQRSTLTAHQRRHTGEQPYECAECERCFRTSSELTVHQKIHTEERPYECGQCKKSFKRRCHLLRHMGVHTGERPYECGECGKSFRTSSGLIVHQRSHTGERPYECDKCRKRFHTSSHLLLHQRIHTEERPFRCPDCRKGFRQNSDLIKHRRIHTGERPYECPQCGKSFSQSSSLTQHQQRLHKDSPASAPNAGRAPCAAPAPSPVGGYALDDPQ; this is encoded by the coding sequence ATGGAGACCAGGGAGAACAAATCCCTGCAGCAGAACCTCATGGAAGAGGCCGTTTTGAGCAGCTCCATGGCGCAGGAATCCAGCGGGGAGGAAAATCCCCAGAGATCCCTCACAAGGAGGGGCTGCAAACGCAGATCACAGGGATCTGAGGGGGTAAGAGCCACCTTGGGCCAGAGAGGCAACTGGAGCTCGGAGCTGGGGGTCCATGAGAAGCTTCAGAATGGAGAGAAGTTCTACAAGTGCTCAAAATGTGGGAAGAGCTTAAGCCAGAGATCCTCTCTGATCCGCCACTTGAGAATCCACACCGGGGAGAGGCCCTATGAGTGTGAGAAATGCAGGAAGAGATTTCCTTACAAATCCACTCTCCTCAGGCATCAGCAGACTCACACAGAGGAGAGACCCTTCTGCTGCCCCGACTGTGGGAAGGGCTTCAAGCTCAACTCCGCCCTTGTCATCCACCGGCGCATCCACACCAGGGAGAAGCCCTACGAGTGTGGGGAGTGTGGGATGAGCTTCACCCAGAGGTCCACCCTGACTGCCCACCAGAGGAGACACACAGGGGAACAGCCCTATGAGTGTGCTGAGTGTGAGAGGTGCTTCAGGACAAGCTCTGAACTGACTGTCCACCAGAAGATCCACACGGAGGAACGGCCCTACGAGTGTGGGCAGTGTAAGAAGAGCTTCAAACGGAGGTGCCACCTGCTCCGCCACATGGGAGTGCACACAGGGGAACGGCCCTATGAGTGTGGGgagtgtgggaagagcttcagGACGAGCTCTGGACTGATTGTTCACCAGAGGAGCCACACAGGAGAGAGGCCTTATGAGTGTGATAAATGCAGGAAGAGGTTTCACACGAGCTCCCATCTCCTTCTGCACCAGCGGATTCACACGGAGGAGAGGCCCTTCCGCTGCCCCGACTGCAGGAAGGGCTTCAGGCAAAACTCTGATCTTATCAAGCACCGGCGCATCCACACCGGGGAGAGGCCCTACGAGTGTCCccagtgtgggaagagcttcTCACAGAGCTCTAGCTTGACCCAACACCAACAGAGGCTCCACAAAGATAGCCCTGCAAGTGCCCCAAATGCAGGAAGAGCTCCATGcgctgctccagctccatcccccgTGGGAGGATACGCGCTGGATGATCCCCAGTGA